From a region of the Salarias fasciatus chromosome 6, fSalaFa1.1, whole genome shotgun sequence genome:
- the LOC115389743 gene encoding LIM and calponin homology domains-containing protein 1-like isoform X4, whose amino-acid sequence MASPAASRGEPEQPEQQHHHPEPACLEAQKWIEAVTGKSFGDKDFRSALENGILLCELLSVIKPGLVKKINRLPTPIAGLDNLSVFLRGCEELGLKGSQLFDPGDLQDTSIRANLRDSDCNRKLKNVLNTVFWLGKAASGCASYSGPTLNLKEFEGLLAQMKVESEEGGDSSQKRSVRDSGYDCWDSERSESLSPPRHTRDNSLDSLDSFGSRSQHSPSPDVVNRGNSDGRGSDSEADAPSRKPDVRKDDMLARRTASSESRSSVPFNQFLPNRTNASSYVPAPRRKPHTEEVEQRRMSRRVAFLSEDTESVSMSDILNEDEVGHLPPLSQSRYERMHEQYNSFKEEEDHWQDDLARWKNRRRSASQELIKKEEERKRIEKRMKEEEKRKSIKTYKEIVEEKERREAELCEAYRNAATPEEAALVLQRYALRFTISDATLDSLKLPRSTSKPKQDLSPVVQEHKVTSPVINCETADLHHTSESAVSPDQEGAKPEKMDTTDNKEISHVNSFIPPTPNSPISAVTNSQNVPPQSLQLSEPQTQQTDFPSTHQKELITDDAQLQTKHTQAETRTTPTPPAHTLPSPSSVTSRPVPLLAAKPYCQPKSTAASHKPIKVVSPQMDGLVRVNGETTEELPVSTPPTSLSQSLQDTKEVSSKQTEDERPPEAVAESPAGTAEERPPPPQMEKPAPSSGSTISSLLGGRNCITTTTIVTELTQTHVEPLHLDVQSNGQIGAGFLFGKSTEEKTAQPAASPVSSQDYSPTVTEGLEESSVTIETPMLNLAKRVNHWVWDPNEERKRLERWQQEQERRLQEQYEKEQEKLKKEWEKAQLEVEEEERKHNEEERRILEETVTPLNPTGLLNQQPVTTSPPPENNTTAGKTVPPLSNGQKISTSGEDQHASKLHFFQDSACDGEPSKKQELWKTASLDRNTQQNQGPNVKRSGSHDIVTNKQQSSPSTPQPPSPSRCVSGKRLCSGCSQPLGKGAAMIIDTLGLFFHIQCFKCGVCHGQLGDATAGTDVRIRNGLLSCHECYIASRGRGQPTTL is encoded by the exons GCAGTCACTGGAAAAAGCTTTGGAGACAAAGACTTCCGCAGTGCGTTGGAAAACGGCATCCTGTTATGCGA gCTGCTGAGTGTAATCAAACCAGGGCTAGTCAAGAAGATCAACAGACTGCCCACCCCCATCGCCGGGCTG GACAACCTTTCAGTCTTCCTGCGAGGCTGCGAGGAGTTGGGCCTGAAGGGCTCGCAGCTGTTTGATCCAGGGGACCTGCAAGATACTTCCATACGAGCCAACCTCAG GGATTCCGACTGCAACCGCAAGCTAAAAAAT GTGCTGAATACAGTGTTCTGGCTGGGAAAAGCTGCCTCCGGCTGTGCCTCCTACAGCGGCCCGACTCTAAACCTCAAGGAGTTTGAAGGGCTTCTCGCTCAAATGAAGGTG gagagCGAGGAAGGCGGGGACAGTTCACAGAAGCGCAGTGTCAGGGACAGCGGCTACGACTGCTGGGACTCAGAGAGGAGCGAGTCCCTCTCTCCACCGCGACACACTCGAGACAACTccctggacag TCTGGATTCTTTTGGCTCCCGCTCTCAGCACAGCCCCTCACCTGACGTTGTGAATCGAGGAAACAGTGATG GGCGAGGCAGCGACTCGGAGGCCGACGCCCCCAGCAGGAAGCCAGATGTGCGGAAGGACGACATGTTGGCCAGGCGCACTGCCAGCAGTGAATCAAGGAGCTCCGTCCCCTTTAACCAGTTCCTTCCTAACCGGACCAACGCCAGCTCCTACGTCCCAGCTCCACGGCGAAAACCTCAcacagaggaggtggagcagcggag gaTGAGCCGGCGAGTTGCTTTTTTGTCTGAGGACACTGA GAGTGTGAGTATGAGCGACATCCTGAATGAGGACGAGGTGGGTCACCTACCGCCGCTGAGCCAGTCGCGATATGAGCGCATGCACGAGCAGTACAACAGCTTCAAGGAAGAAGAGGACCACTGGCAGGAT GATTTGGCTCGCTGGAAGAATCGGCGCAGAAGCGCGTCACAGGAGTTGatcaaaaaagaagaggagaggaaaagaatAGAGAAAagaatgaaggaggaagagaagaggaaaagcATCAAGACCTACAAAGAGATCGTGGAGGAAAA GGAGCGTAGAGAAGCAGAGCTGTGTGAAGCCTACAGAAATGCAGCGACTCCAGAGGAGGCTGCCTTGGTTTTGCAGCGTTATGCCCTCCGCTTCACCATCAGCGATGCAACACTGGACAGCCTGAAGCTGCCCAGATCCACCTCAAAACCCAAACAGGACCTGAGTCCGGTGGTCCAGGAGCACAAAGTCACATCTCCTGTCATTAACTGTGAGACGGCAGACCTTCATCACACGTCAGAATCAGCTGTTAGTCCAGACCAGGAGGGCGCCAAACCTGAGAAGATGGACACAACAGATAATAAAGAGATTTCACACGTCAACTCCTTCATCCCTCCGACACCAAACAGTCCCATCTCAGCAGTCACAAACTCCCAGAACGTGCCACCTCagtctctgcagctcagtgagccGCAGACTCAGCAGACAGACTTTCCCAGCACACATCAGAAAGAGCTGATTACAGACGACGCACAGCTTCAGACCAAACACACTCAGGCCGAGACCCGGACGACCCCCACgccgcctgcacacacactcccctcccCTTCATCCGTGACCTCCAGGCCCGTCCCCCTGCTGGCAGCCAAACCCTACTGCCAGCCCAAGAGCACGGCCGCCAGTCACAAACCCATCAAG GTTGTGTCCCCTCAGATGGACGGGCTGGTGCGGGTGAACGGAGAGACGACTGAGGAGTTACCCGTTTCAACTCCACCCACGTCCCTGAGCCAGTCGCTGCAGGACACCAAAGAAGTTTCCTCCAAACAAACAGAGGACGAACGTCCGCCAGAGGCGGTTGCAGAAAGTCCTGCAGGGACGGCAGAGGAGCGGCCGCCGCCTCCACAGATGGAGAAACCCGCCCCATCCTCAGGCTCCACCATCAGCTCCCTGCTCGGAGGCCGGAACTGCATCACAACAACCACCATAGTGACTGAACTCACTCAGACTCATGTGGAGCCGCTTCACCTGGACGTCCAAAGCAACGGACAG ATCGGTGCTGGTTTTTTGTTTGGAAAGTCAACGGAGGAAAAAACTGCGCAGCCAGCGGCATCACCCGTCAGTAGTCAGGACTATTCTCCCACCGTCACAG AaggactggaggagagcagtgtGACT ATTGAGACCCCCATGTTGAACTTGGCTAAACGTGTTAATCACTGGGTCTGGGACCCCAATGAGGAGCGTAAACGCTTGGAAAGgtggcagcaggagcaggagcgcCGCCTACAG GAGCAATACGAGAAAGAAcaggagaagctgaagaaggagtggGAGAAAGCCCAGCtggaggtagaggaggaggaaaggaaacACAATGAAGAG GAAAGACGGATTTTGGAGGAGACTGTCACGCCCCTTAATCCCACCGGCTTATTGAACCAGCAGCCAGTAACGACTTCTCCACCTCCAGAAAACAACACCACAGCAGGAAAAACTGTTCCCCCGTTAAGCAACGGGCAAAAAATCTCCACAAGTGGTGAAGACCAGCATGCATCCAAGCTCCATTTTTTCCAGG ATTCTGCATGTGATGGGGAACCTTCAAAGAAGCAGGAGCTGTGGAAAACAGCCTCTCTGGACCGCAacacccagcagaaccaggggCCGAATGTTAAAAG ATCTGGATCACACGATATTGTAACGAATAAACAGCAGTCGTCTCCCTCGACGCCTCAGCCGCCCTCACCCAGCAG GTGTGTTAGTGGGAAGCGGCTCTGCTCCGGTTGTTCCCAGCCGCTGGGAAAAGGGGCGGCGATGATTATTGATACGCTGGGGCTGTTTTTCCACATACAATGCTTcaag TGTGGAGTTTGTCACGGGCAGCTGGGTGATGCTACTGCAGGGACGGACGTCAGGATCCGCAACGGACTGCTGAGCTGTCATGAGTGTTACATTGCATCCCGTG GCAGAGGCCAGCCCACCACTCTATGA
- the LOC115389743 gene encoding LIM and calponin homology domains-containing protein 1-like isoform X5: MASPAASRGEPEQPEQQHHHPEPACLEAQKWIEAVTGKSFGDKDFRSALENGILLCELLSVIKPGLVKKINRLPTPIAGLDNLSVFLRGCEELGLKGSQLFDPGDLQDTSIRANLRDSDCNRKLKNVLNTVFWLGKAASGCASYSGPTLNLKEFEGLLAQMKVESEEGGDSSQKRSVRDSGYDCWDSERSESLSPPRHTRDNSLDSLDSFGSRSQHSPSPDVVNRGNSDGRGSDSEADAPSRKPDVRKDDMLARRTASSESRSSVPFNQFLPNRTNASSYVPAPRRKPHTEEVEQRRMSRRVAFLSEDTESVSMSDILNEDEVGHLPPLSQSRYERMHEQYNSFKEEEDHWQDDLARWKNRRRSASQELIKKEEERKRIEKRMKEEEKRKSIKTYKEIVEEKERREAELCEAYRNAATPEEAALVLQRYALRFTISDATLDSLKLPRSTSKPKQDLSPVVQEHKVTSPVINCETADLHHTSESAVSPDQEGAKPEKMDTTDNKEISHVNSFIPPTPNSPISAVTNSQNVPPQSLQLSEPQTQQTDFPSTHQKELITDDAQLQTKHTQAETRTTPTPPAHTLPSPSSVTSRPVPLLAAKPYCQPKSTAASHKPIKMDGLVRVNGETTEELPVSTPPTSLSQSLQDTKEVSSKQTEDERPPEAVAESPAGTAEERPPPPQMEKPAPSSGSTISSLLGGRNCITTTTIVTELTQTHVEPLHLDVQSNGQIGAGFLFGKSTEEKTAQPAASPVSSQDYSPTVTEGLEESSVTIETPMLNLAKRVNHWVWDPNEERKRLERWQQEQERRLQEQYEKEQEKLKKEWEKAQLEVEEEERKHNEEERRILEETVTPLNPTGLLNQQPVTTSPPPENNTTAGKTVPPLSNGQKISTSGEDQHASKLHFFQDSACDGEPSKKQELWKTASLDRNTQQNQGPNVKRSGSHDIVTNKQQSSPSTPQPPSPSRCVSGKRLCSGCSQPLGKGAAMIIDTLGLFFHIQCFKCGVCHGQLGDATAGTDVRIRNGLLSCHECYIASRGRGQPTTL; this comes from the exons GCAGTCACTGGAAAAAGCTTTGGAGACAAAGACTTCCGCAGTGCGTTGGAAAACGGCATCCTGTTATGCGA gCTGCTGAGTGTAATCAAACCAGGGCTAGTCAAGAAGATCAACAGACTGCCCACCCCCATCGCCGGGCTG GACAACCTTTCAGTCTTCCTGCGAGGCTGCGAGGAGTTGGGCCTGAAGGGCTCGCAGCTGTTTGATCCAGGGGACCTGCAAGATACTTCCATACGAGCCAACCTCAG GGATTCCGACTGCAACCGCAAGCTAAAAAAT GTGCTGAATACAGTGTTCTGGCTGGGAAAAGCTGCCTCCGGCTGTGCCTCCTACAGCGGCCCGACTCTAAACCTCAAGGAGTTTGAAGGGCTTCTCGCTCAAATGAAGGTG gagagCGAGGAAGGCGGGGACAGTTCACAGAAGCGCAGTGTCAGGGACAGCGGCTACGACTGCTGGGACTCAGAGAGGAGCGAGTCCCTCTCTCCACCGCGACACACTCGAGACAACTccctggacag TCTGGATTCTTTTGGCTCCCGCTCTCAGCACAGCCCCTCACCTGACGTTGTGAATCGAGGAAACAGTGATG GGCGAGGCAGCGACTCGGAGGCCGACGCCCCCAGCAGGAAGCCAGATGTGCGGAAGGACGACATGTTGGCCAGGCGCACTGCCAGCAGTGAATCAAGGAGCTCCGTCCCCTTTAACCAGTTCCTTCCTAACCGGACCAACGCCAGCTCCTACGTCCCAGCTCCACGGCGAAAACCTCAcacagaggaggtggagcagcggag gaTGAGCCGGCGAGTTGCTTTTTTGTCTGAGGACACTGA GAGTGTGAGTATGAGCGACATCCTGAATGAGGACGAGGTGGGTCACCTACCGCCGCTGAGCCAGTCGCGATATGAGCGCATGCACGAGCAGTACAACAGCTTCAAGGAAGAAGAGGACCACTGGCAGGAT GATTTGGCTCGCTGGAAGAATCGGCGCAGAAGCGCGTCACAGGAGTTGatcaaaaaagaagaggagaggaaaagaatAGAGAAAagaatgaaggaggaagagaagaggaaaagcATCAAGACCTACAAAGAGATCGTGGAGGAAAA GGAGCGTAGAGAAGCAGAGCTGTGTGAAGCCTACAGAAATGCAGCGACTCCAGAGGAGGCTGCCTTGGTTTTGCAGCGTTATGCCCTCCGCTTCACCATCAGCGATGCAACACTGGACAGCCTGAAGCTGCCCAGATCCACCTCAAAACCCAAACAGGACCTGAGTCCGGTGGTCCAGGAGCACAAAGTCACATCTCCTGTCATTAACTGTGAGACGGCAGACCTTCATCACACGTCAGAATCAGCTGTTAGTCCAGACCAGGAGGGCGCCAAACCTGAGAAGATGGACACAACAGATAATAAAGAGATTTCACACGTCAACTCCTTCATCCCTCCGACACCAAACAGTCCCATCTCAGCAGTCACAAACTCCCAGAACGTGCCACCTCagtctctgcagctcagtgagccGCAGACTCAGCAGACAGACTTTCCCAGCACACATCAGAAAGAGCTGATTACAGACGACGCACAGCTTCAGACCAAACACACTCAGGCCGAGACCCGGACGACCCCCACgccgcctgcacacacactcccctcccCTTCATCCGTGACCTCCAGGCCCGTCCCCCTGCTGGCAGCCAAACCCTACTGCCAGCCCAAGAGCACGGCCGCCAGTCACAAACCCATCAAG ATGGACGGGCTGGTGCGGGTGAACGGAGAGACGACTGAGGAGTTACCCGTTTCAACTCCACCCACGTCCCTGAGCCAGTCGCTGCAGGACACCAAAGAAGTTTCCTCCAAACAAACAGAGGACGAACGTCCGCCAGAGGCGGTTGCAGAAAGTCCTGCAGGGACGGCAGAGGAGCGGCCGCCGCCTCCACAGATGGAGAAACCCGCCCCATCCTCAGGCTCCACCATCAGCTCCCTGCTCGGAGGCCGGAACTGCATCACAACAACCACCATAGTGACTGAACTCACTCAGACTCATGTGGAGCCGCTTCACCTGGACGTCCAAAGCAACGGACAG ATCGGTGCTGGTTTTTTGTTTGGAAAGTCAACGGAGGAAAAAACTGCGCAGCCAGCGGCATCACCCGTCAGTAGTCAGGACTATTCTCCCACCGTCACAG AaggactggaggagagcagtgtGACT ATTGAGACCCCCATGTTGAACTTGGCTAAACGTGTTAATCACTGGGTCTGGGACCCCAATGAGGAGCGTAAACGCTTGGAAAGgtggcagcaggagcaggagcgcCGCCTACAG GAGCAATACGAGAAAGAAcaggagaagctgaagaaggagtggGAGAAAGCCCAGCtggaggtagaggaggaggaaaggaaacACAATGAAGAG GAAAGACGGATTTTGGAGGAGACTGTCACGCCCCTTAATCCCACCGGCTTATTGAACCAGCAGCCAGTAACGACTTCTCCACCTCCAGAAAACAACACCACAGCAGGAAAAACTGTTCCCCCGTTAAGCAACGGGCAAAAAATCTCCACAAGTGGTGAAGACCAGCATGCATCCAAGCTCCATTTTTTCCAGG ATTCTGCATGTGATGGGGAACCTTCAAAGAAGCAGGAGCTGTGGAAAACAGCCTCTCTGGACCGCAacacccagcagaaccaggggCCGAATGTTAAAAG ATCTGGATCACACGATATTGTAACGAATAAACAGCAGTCGTCTCCCTCGACGCCTCAGCCGCCCTCACCCAGCAG GTGTGTTAGTGGGAAGCGGCTCTGCTCCGGTTGTTCCCAGCCGCTGGGAAAAGGGGCGGCGATGATTATTGATACGCTGGGGCTGTTTTTCCACATACAATGCTTcaag TGTGGAGTTTGTCACGGGCAGCTGGGTGATGCTACTGCAGGGACGGACGTCAGGATCCGCAACGGACTGCTGAGCTGTCATGAGTGTTACATTGCATCCCGTG GCAGAGGCCAGCCCACCACTCTATGA
- the LOC115389743 gene encoding LIM and calponin homology domains-containing protein 1-like isoform X6, with protein MASPAASRGEPEQPEQQHHHPEPACLEAQKWIEAVTGKSFGDKDFRSALENGILLCELLSVIKPGLVKKINRLPTPIAGLDNLSVFLRGCEELGLKGSQLFDPGDLQDTSIRANLRDSDCNRKLKNVLNTVFWLGKAASGCASYSGPTLNLKEFEGLLAQMKVESEEGGDSSQKRSVRDSGYDCWDSERSESLSPPRHTRDNSLDSLDSFGSRSQHSPSPDVVNRGNSDGRGSDSEADAPSRKPDVRKDDMLARRTASSESRSSVPFNQFLPNRTNASSYVPAPRRKPHTEEVEQRRSVSMSDILNEDEVGHLPPLSQSRYERMHEQYNSFKEEEDHWQDDLARWKNRRRSASQELIKKEEERKRIEKRMKEEEKRKSIKTYKEIVEEKERREAELCEAYRNAATPEEAALVLQRYALRFTISDATLDSLKLPRSTSKPKQDLSPVVQEHKVTSPVINCETADLHHTSESAVSPDQEGAKPEKMDTTDNKEISHVNSFIPPTPNSPISAVTNSQNVPPQSLQLSEPQTQQTDFPSTHQKELITDDAQLQTKHTQAETRTTPTPPAHTLPSPSSVTSRPVPLLAAKPYCQPKSTAASHKPIKVVSPQMDGLVRVNGETTEELPVSTPPTSLSQSLQDTKEVSSKQTEDERPPEAVAESPAGTAEERPPPPQMEKPAPSSGSTISSLLGGRNCITTTTIVTELTQTHVEPLHLDVQSNGQIGAGFLFGKSTEEKTAQPAASPVSSQDYSPTVTEGLEESSVTIETPMLNLAKRVNHWVWDPNEERKRLERWQQEQERRLQEQYEKEQEKLKKEWEKAQLEVEEEERKHNEEERRILEETVTPLNPTGLLNQQPVTTSPPPENNTTAGKTVPPLSNGQKISTSGEDQHASKLHFFQDSACDGEPSKKQELWKTASLDRNTQQNQGPNVKRSGSHDIVTNKQQSSPSTPQPPSPSRCVSGKRLCSGCSQPLGKGAAMIIDTLGLFFHIQCFKCGVCHGQLGDATAGTDVRIRNGLLSCHECYIASRGRGQPTTL; from the exons GCAGTCACTGGAAAAAGCTTTGGAGACAAAGACTTCCGCAGTGCGTTGGAAAACGGCATCCTGTTATGCGA gCTGCTGAGTGTAATCAAACCAGGGCTAGTCAAGAAGATCAACAGACTGCCCACCCCCATCGCCGGGCTG GACAACCTTTCAGTCTTCCTGCGAGGCTGCGAGGAGTTGGGCCTGAAGGGCTCGCAGCTGTTTGATCCAGGGGACCTGCAAGATACTTCCATACGAGCCAACCTCAG GGATTCCGACTGCAACCGCAAGCTAAAAAAT GTGCTGAATACAGTGTTCTGGCTGGGAAAAGCTGCCTCCGGCTGTGCCTCCTACAGCGGCCCGACTCTAAACCTCAAGGAGTTTGAAGGGCTTCTCGCTCAAATGAAGGTG gagagCGAGGAAGGCGGGGACAGTTCACAGAAGCGCAGTGTCAGGGACAGCGGCTACGACTGCTGGGACTCAGAGAGGAGCGAGTCCCTCTCTCCACCGCGACACACTCGAGACAACTccctggacag TCTGGATTCTTTTGGCTCCCGCTCTCAGCACAGCCCCTCACCTGACGTTGTGAATCGAGGAAACAGTGATG GGCGAGGCAGCGACTCGGAGGCCGACGCCCCCAGCAGGAAGCCAGATGTGCGGAAGGACGACATGTTGGCCAGGCGCACTGCCAGCAGTGAATCAAGGAGCTCCGTCCCCTTTAACCAGTTCCTTCCTAACCGGACCAACGCCAGCTCCTACGTCCCAGCTCCACGGCGAAAACCTCAcacagaggaggtggagcagcggag GAGTGTGAGTATGAGCGACATCCTGAATGAGGACGAGGTGGGTCACCTACCGCCGCTGAGCCAGTCGCGATATGAGCGCATGCACGAGCAGTACAACAGCTTCAAGGAAGAAGAGGACCACTGGCAGGAT GATTTGGCTCGCTGGAAGAATCGGCGCAGAAGCGCGTCACAGGAGTTGatcaaaaaagaagaggagaggaaaagaatAGAGAAAagaatgaaggaggaagagaagaggaaaagcATCAAGACCTACAAAGAGATCGTGGAGGAAAA GGAGCGTAGAGAAGCAGAGCTGTGTGAAGCCTACAGAAATGCAGCGACTCCAGAGGAGGCTGCCTTGGTTTTGCAGCGTTATGCCCTCCGCTTCACCATCAGCGATGCAACACTGGACAGCCTGAAGCTGCCCAGATCCACCTCAAAACCCAAACAGGACCTGAGTCCGGTGGTCCAGGAGCACAAAGTCACATCTCCTGTCATTAACTGTGAGACGGCAGACCTTCATCACACGTCAGAATCAGCTGTTAGTCCAGACCAGGAGGGCGCCAAACCTGAGAAGATGGACACAACAGATAATAAAGAGATTTCACACGTCAACTCCTTCATCCCTCCGACACCAAACAGTCCCATCTCAGCAGTCACAAACTCCCAGAACGTGCCACCTCagtctctgcagctcagtgagccGCAGACTCAGCAGACAGACTTTCCCAGCACACATCAGAAAGAGCTGATTACAGACGACGCACAGCTTCAGACCAAACACACTCAGGCCGAGACCCGGACGACCCCCACgccgcctgcacacacactcccctcccCTTCATCCGTGACCTCCAGGCCCGTCCCCCTGCTGGCAGCCAAACCCTACTGCCAGCCCAAGAGCACGGCCGCCAGTCACAAACCCATCAAG GTTGTGTCCCCTCAGATGGACGGGCTGGTGCGGGTGAACGGAGAGACGACTGAGGAGTTACCCGTTTCAACTCCACCCACGTCCCTGAGCCAGTCGCTGCAGGACACCAAAGAAGTTTCCTCCAAACAAACAGAGGACGAACGTCCGCCAGAGGCGGTTGCAGAAAGTCCTGCAGGGACGGCAGAGGAGCGGCCGCCGCCTCCACAGATGGAGAAACCCGCCCCATCCTCAGGCTCCACCATCAGCTCCCTGCTCGGAGGCCGGAACTGCATCACAACAACCACCATAGTGACTGAACTCACTCAGACTCATGTGGAGCCGCTTCACCTGGACGTCCAAAGCAACGGACAG ATCGGTGCTGGTTTTTTGTTTGGAAAGTCAACGGAGGAAAAAACTGCGCAGCCAGCGGCATCACCCGTCAGTAGTCAGGACTATTCTCCCACCGTCACAG AaggactggaggagagcagtgtGACT ATTGAGACCCCCATGTTGAACTTGGCTAAACGTGTTAATCACTGGGTCTGGGACCCCAATGAGGAGCGTAAACGCTTGGAAAGgtggcagcaggagcaggagcgcCGCCTACAG GAGCAATACGAGAAAGAAcaggagaagctgaagaaggagtggGAGAAAGCCCAGCtggaggtagaggaggaggaaaggaaacACAATGAAGAG GAAAGACGGATTTTGGAGGAGACTGTCACGCCCCTTAATCCCACCGGCTTATTGAACCAGCAGCCAGTAACGACTTCTCCACCTCCAGAAAACAACACCACAGCAGGAAAAACTGTTCCCCCGTTAAGCAACGGGCAAAAAATCTCCACAAGTGGTGAAGACCAGCATGCATCCAAGCTCCATTTTTTCCAGG ATTCTGCATGTGATGGGGAACCTTCAAAGAAGCAGGAGCTGTGGAAAACAGCCTCTCTGGACCGCAacacccagcagaaccaggggCCGAATGTTAAAAG ATCTGGATCACACGATATTGTAACGAATAAACAGCAGTCGTCTCCCTCGACGCCTCAGCCGCCCTCACCCAGCAG GTGTGTTAGTGGGAAGCGGCTCTGCTCCGGTTGTTCCCAGCCGCTGGGAAAAGGGGCGGCGATGATTATTGATACGCTGGGGCTGTTTTTCCACATACAATGCTTcaag TGTGGAGTTTGTCACGGGCAGCTGGGTGATGCTACTGCAGGGACGGACGTCAGGATCCGCAACGGACTGCTGAGCTGTCATGAGTGTTACATTGCATCCCGTG GCAGAGGCCAGCCCACCACTCTATGA